From Montipora foliosa isolate CH-2021 chromosome 6, ASM3666993v2, whole genome shotgun sequence, a single genomic window includes:
- the LOC138008289 gene encoding ropporin-1-like protein: MPQPEEPIYCSQQINIPPELPDVLKQFTKAAIRTQPKDVLQWAFAYFDALSKGETPPVKDRLEFQLGQPLEKPLTQGLLAVLHKQLGGKPIIELSSLEEKWKHLALPKDTLEELLRMGSFAEELKWLHFLALACSAVSENLTLAMKTICEILTTDLEGGPARIPFSLFKELYTYLAEIDGEIPKEHVNTVIEHLNYDVEKQDGQVSPRNFMSDDCPPLSPNENS; this comes from the exons ATGCCCCAACCCGAAGAGCCTATTTACTGTTCACAACAAATAAACATTCCTCCAGAATTGCCGGATGTACTTAAACAGTTCACTAAGGCCGCCATTCGCACGCAACCAAAAGATGTATTACAGTGGGCATTTGC GTACTTTGATGCCCTCTCTAAGGGAGAGACACCTCCAGTTAAAGACCGTCTTGAGTTTCAGTTGGGACAACCCTTGGAAAAACCCCTGACTCAAGGATTACTTGCAGTTTTACACAAACAG CTTGGTGGTAAACCAATAATTGAGCTGTCATCTTTGGAAGAGAAATGGAAACATTTGGCTCTGCCAAAAGACACCTTGGAGGAGCTTCTAAG GATGGGAAGTTTTGCAGAGGAACTTAAATGGCTTCATTTCCTTGCTCTCGCATGCAGTGCTGTCAGTGAG AATCTTACTTTGGCAATGAAAACCATTTGTGAGATTTTAACAACAGATCTTGAAGGAGGTCCTGCAAGGATTCCTTTCTCTCTTTTCAAGGAACTCTACACATATCTTGCTGAGATTGATGGAGAGATACCCAAGGAGCATGTAAACACAGTCATTGAGCATCTTAATTATGATGT GGAAAAACAAGATGGCCAAGTTTCTCCGCGGAACTTTATGAGTGACGATTGTCCACCTCTCTCACCAAATGAAAACTCGTAA